A genome region from Brassica oleracea var. oleracea cultivar TO1000 chromosome C2, BOL, whole genome shotgun sequence includes the following:
- the LOC106323518 gene encoding uncharacterized protein LOC106323518: MLQSEGLRNAARVNKEAAMECYKAGRFGRAKDKAYVASYFFPELPGLRRLNAVLQVLIGYDKKFNGSVDWYAVLGAYPTEDVPTIQKRYRKLFLDMTMDDGESLVGTYKANKIFSDSWKFLCNEKGKKLYDMRRRDQLQLRERQLRSSLFVPVVLSAPKPNMSNEQMVQPPPPSFRVSGGERKRKASSSTTVPHVNKGRKKQ; encoded by the coding sequence ATGTTGCAATCGGAAGGCCTTAGAAACGCAGCTAGAGTAAATAAAGAGGCCGCTATGGAGTGCTACAAAGCGGGCAGGTTTGGTAGAGCCAAAGATAAAGCATACGTCGCTAGTTATTTCTTTCCCGAGCTTCCTGGTCTTCGCCGTCTCAATGCCGTTCTTCAGGTGCTGATCGGGTATGATAAAAAATTCAACGGTAGTGTTGACTGGTACGCTGTTTTAGGGGCTTACCCGACCGAGGATGTTCCAACAATCCAGAAACGTTACAGAAAACTGTTTCTGGACATGACCATGGACGATGGCGAGTCTCTCGTTGGCACTTATAAAGCAAACAAGATATTTTCTGACTCCTGGAAATTCTTGTGCAATGAAAAGGGCAAGAAACTTTATGACATGAGGCGCCGTGACCAGCTTCAATTAAGAGAGCGACAGCTCCGGAGCTCGTTATTTGTTCCCGTGGTTTTGTCGGCACCTAAACCGAACATGTCTAATGAACAGATGGTACAACCTCCTCCTCCATCATTCAGAGTTAGCGGAGGAGAAAGAAAACGAAAGGCGTCTTCATCAACAACTGTCCCTCATGTCAACAAGGGAAGAAAAAAACAGTGA
- the LOC106319546 gene encoding protein NUCLEAR FUSION DEFECTIVE 4: MALWRQKLETLTNDRWLVFVCAMWIQSVAGVGYLFGGSMSPAIKTSLGYNQKQIGLLGVAKNLGDAIGFVSGALSDVSPSWTVLLVGAAQNFVGYGVVWLVVTGQLPNLPLWILFVAIFVGTNGETYYNTASLVSCIHNFPESRGPVVGILKGFSGLSGAILTQVYLMFNPSHDSSVILMVALGPPLVVLALLFVVRPVERSCRASSRSDDLRFLAIYGFCVVLAVYLLGVLVLRSLVDITQTVTTASGAILVVLMVAPVLVPSASVFLSGINNAALAKTGEETTSVDLNEIKTLIERSDISPEKRRAPCIGEDFTLLQALGQFDFWLIFMSLVLGVGSGITVIDNLGQICYSLAYSNAKVFVSLISISNFLGRVAGGYFSELIIRKLSLPRTMAMSAVQAIMSLGLIYYAIDWPGKIYVVTIVIGMGYGAHWAIAPASVSDIFGLKCFGSLYNFQITALPIGSFVFSGVIASNIYDYYARKQAGTSPETESLTCTGSVCYSVTCGLMSVVCLMAMLLSLSVVYRTRTFYLRLHRVSKT, translated from the exons ATGGCTTTGTGGCGTCAGAAACTGGAGACTCTAACCAACGACCGATGGCTGGTGTTCGTGTGTGCCATGTGGATCCAGTCCGTCGCCGGCGTCGGTTATTTATTCGGTGGCTCAATGTCCCCGGCGATCAAGACTTCTCTTGGTTACAACCAGAAACAGATCGGTCTTCTCGGCGTCGCTAAGAACCTCGGCGACGCTATCGGATTCGTCTCCGGTGCTTTATCGGACGTATCACCGTCTTGGACGGTTCTACTCGTCGGTGCTGCTCAGAATTTCGTCGGCTACGGTGTTGTCTGGCTCGTCGTCACCGGTCAATTGCCTAATCTTCCTCTTTGGATT TTGTTCGTAGCTATTTTCGTGGGAACGAATGGAGAAACCTACTACAATACAGCATCCTTAGTCTCATGCATTCATAACTTCCCAGAGAGCCGTGGTCCTGTTGTTGGAATCTTGAAAGGGTTCTCTGGCTTGAGCGGAGCAATCTTGACTCAGGTTTACTTGATGTTCAACCCCTCTCATGACTCTTCTGTTATCCTCATGGTTGCTCTTGGACCACCACTGGTTGTTCTTGCTCTACTATTTGTTGTTAGACCCGTGGAAAGAAGTTGCAGAGCGAGCTCGCGGTCTGATGATTTACGTTTCTTGGCTATTTACGGCTTCTGTGTTGTCCTCGCAGTGTATCTATTAGGAGTGTTGGTACTCCGGAGTCTCGTAGATATAACTCAAACAGTTACCACAGCCTCTGGAGCTATTCTTGTCGTTTTGATGGTTGCTCCGGTTCTTGTCCCTTCTGCATCGGTTTTCCTCTCAGGTATTAATAACGCCGCCTTGGCGAAGACCGGAGAAGAAACCACCAGTGTGGATCTGAATGAGATTAAAACTTTGATTGAGAGGAGTGACATATCGCCGGAAAAAAGAAGAGCCCCTTGCATAGGAGAAGATTTCACATTGTTACAGGCTTTGGGACAATTCGACTTCTGGCTTATATTTATGTCTCTGGTTCTAGGTGTAGGTTCGGGGATAACAGTTATAGACAATCTTGGTCAGATCTGTTATTCCCTTGCCTATAGCAACGCCAAAGTATTCGTCTCACTAATCAGCATCTCCAATTTTCTTGGCCGTGTTGCTGGTGGTTACTTCTCTGAGCTAATCATAAG AAAACTCTCACTTCCAAGAACAATGGCAATGTCTGCAGTTCAGGCGATAATGTCGTTAGGGCTAATCTACTATGCCATAGACTGGCCTGGGAAGATCTATGTAGTCACCATTGTAATAGGAATGGGTTATGGCGCTCATTGGGCAATCGCTCCTGCTTCAGTCTCTGACATTTTTGGACTAAAATGCTTCGGTTCTCTCTACAATTTCCAGATTACAGCATTGCCTATTGGGTCGTTTGTGTTCTCAGGTGTGATTGCAAGTAACATATATGACTACTACGCCAGGAAGCAAGCCGGGACCTCCCCAGAGACTGAGTCACTTACTTGCACAGGATCAGTGTGTTATTCGGTTACGTGTGGTCTCATGTCCGTGGTGTGTTTAATGGCTATGCTGCTGAGTCTGAGTGTTGTTTATAGGACAAGGACGTTTTACTTGAGGCTTCATCGAGTGTCCAAGACTTGA
- the LOC106324975 gene encoding protein transport protein Sec61 subunit gamma-1, giving the protein MDAIDSVVDPLRDFAKDSIRLVKRCHKPDRKEFTKVAVRTAIGFVVMGFVGFFVKLIFIPINNIIVGAT; this is encoded by the exons ATGGACGCCATTGATTCCGTCGTGGATCCTCTCAGAGACTTCGCTAAGGATAGCATTCGTCTCGTTAAGCGTTGTCACAAACCAGATCGCAAAG AATTCACGAAAGTTGCTGTTCGTACAGCGATTGGGTTCGTTGTGATGGGATTCGTTGGCTTCTTTGTGAAGCTCATCTTTATTCCAATCAACAACATAATCGTCGGTGCCACTTAG